From a region of the Macrobrachium nipponense isolate FS-2020 chromosome 20, ASM1510439v2, whole genome shotgun sequence genome:
- the LOC135225700 gene encoding signal transducer and activator of transcription A-like, which translates to MGAEEPEKNDGGQKPEGDKKGPSPFTKKMMKMMTVMAYISGVSGAGFLLSLYYIIFWDPNIQGVRPPGYLKTGEMVGLPQPRVASMPQALVAAPPSDHRRMSREYMEAYFRNLTADTGETRMAAENNLLEPKPTPYALPVIPETNHHHSSHQPHHNGQATLSNNNHQSSGPSPQQGKHREASPTDGSSSSFYDDFRQQQQQQQQHQQHQQQRGQPPLSTSA; encoded by the exons ATGGGAGCGGAGGAACCGGAAAAGAATGATGGGGGTCAGAAGCCTGAGGGGGACAAGAAGGGGCCCTCCCCCTTCACCAAgaaaatgatgaagatgatgacggTCATGGCGTACATTTCTGGTGTTTCGGGAGCTGGGTTCCTGCTTTCTCTCTACTATATCATTTTCTGGGACCCCAACATTCAAGGGGTGCGCCCCCCTGGGTACCTGAAGACCGGAGAGATGGTAGGACTCCCACAGCCACGCGTTGCTTCCATGCCCCAGGCCCTGGTGGCTGCTCCTCCTTCTGATCACAGGAGAATGTCTAGGGAATATATGGAGGCCTACTTCAGAAATCTCACTGCCGATACAG GAGAAACCCGCATGGCGGCCGAGAACAACTTGTTAGAGCCCAAGCCGACCCCCTACGCTCTGCCGGTCATTCCCGAAACCAACCACCACCACAGTTCTCATCAGCCCCACCACAACGGGCAAGCGACTCTGTCCAACAACAATCACCAGTCCTCCGGACCATCACCACAGCAG ggcaAGCACCGAGAGGCCTCTCCGACGGACgggtcttcctcctccttctacgACGACTtccgacagcagcagcagcaacaacaacagcatcagcagcatcagcagcagcgcGGGCAGCCGCCTCTGTCCACGTCAGCTTGA